A genomic window from Silene latifolia isolate original U9 population chromosome 11, ASM4854445v1, whole genome shotgun sequence includes:
- the LOC141612107 gene encoding zinc transporter 4, chloroplastic-like: MSSFFEDILYPLICLRPFREKFNMVSGALMIQFQESMSNSTCKHAESDLCRDDSAALTLKLVAISSILVAGSMGIAIPLFGRKRSFLATNGNVFIAAKAFAAGVVLATGFVHMLPDGSENLTNPCLPENPWSKFPFSGFFAMMAALLTFLLDFVGTQLYERKAEKMKSKKGGLTDELGLDGSLDSTSAAGILPADRMAGGHHGVHCGGREESIVGMYAHGHGHDAHDGHVVDLSDDGHGHGHGHGHGHSHDYSFGEDSNARHVVISQVLELGIVSHSVLIGLSLGVSHSPCTIRPLIAALSFHQFFEGFALGGCIAQAQFKNLHTIIMACFFALTTPGGIAAGIALASFYNKASPRALIIEGTLDSISAGILVYMSLVDLIAADFMSKRMRSDTRLQVVSYFALFLGASLMSLLAIWS; encoded by the exons ATGTCATCCTTTTTCGAG GATATTTTGTACCCTTTGATCTGTCTTAGACCCTTCAGAGAGAAGTTTAACATGGTGTCAG GTGCCCtgatgatccaatttcaagaatCCATGTCTAATTCAACGTGTAAGCACGCAGAGTCTGATTTATGTCGAGATGACTCGGCCGCATTGACTCTGAAACTCGTTGCAATCAGCTCAATTCTTGTTGCTGGGTCAATGGGAATTGCTATCCCGTTGTTCGGCCGCAAGAGAAGCTTTCTTGCCACTAATGGGAATGTTTTTATAGCTGCAAAAGCATTTGCAGCTGGAGTTGTACTAGCCACTGGTTTTGTGCATATGCTACCAGATGGTTCAGAGAATTTAACCAACCCGTGTTTGCCAGAAAACCCTTGGTCGAAGTTCCCATTTTCTGGGTTTTTTGCAATGATGGCCGCATTGTTGACCTTTTTGTTGGATTTTGTGGGCACACAATTGTATGAGAGGAAGGCTGAGAAAATGAAAAGCAAAAAAGGTGGGCTAACTGATGAGCTTGGGCTTGATGGGTCGCTAGATTCGACTTCAGCTGCTGGGATTTTACCAGCGGATCGAATGGCAGGCGGTCATCATGGTGTGCATTGTGGTGGTCGGGAGGAGAGTATTGTGGGGATGTATGCTCATGGTCACGGTCATGATGCACATGATGGACATGTAGTTGATCTTTCTGATGATGGGCATGGGCACGGGCACGGGCACGGCCATGGACACTCTCATGATTATAGCTTTGGCGAAGATAGCAATGCACGACATGTTGTTATCTCACAG GTTTTGGAGCTTGGAATTGTTTCACATTCTGTTCTGATTGGGCTATCTCTAGGAGTATCACACAGCCCTTGTACAATCAGACCTTTGATTGCCGCGTTATCCTTTCATCAATTCTTCGAGGGCTTTGCTCTTGGAGGGTGTATAGCTCAAGCCCAATTCAAGAATTTGCACACTATTATAATGGCATGTTTCTTCGCGTTAACTACTCCAGGAGGTATTGCTGCGGGCATAGCCCTCGCCTCCTTCTACAATAAAGCCAGTCCAAGAGCTCTTATTATTGAGGGAACCCTTGATTCCATTTCGGCCGGGATTCTTGTCTATATGTCCTTAGTTGACTTAATAGCAGCCGATTTTATGAGTAAAAGGATGAGGTCCGACACGAGGCTCCAAGTCGTGTCTTACTTTGCACTTTTCTTGGGAGCGTCATTGATGTCATTACTTGCTATATGGTCGTGA